A region of Vigna radiata var. radiata cultivar VC1973A chromosome 10, Vradiata_ver6, whole genome shotgun sequence DNA encodes the following proteins:
- the LOC106775458 gene encoding basic form of pathogenesis-related protein 1, with protein sequence MGLCIKVWFCVVSVLGLAMMSDLANAQDSQRDYLNGHNPARSNVGLKNIVWNDTVAAFAQKYANKRKDCQLVHSDGGGIYGGTFIGCNYDPPGNYVGQRPY encoded by the coding sequence ATGGGGTTGTGCATTAAGGTTTGGTTTTGTGTAGTGAGTGTGTTGGGGCTGGCAATGATGAGTGATCTTGCCAACGCTCAAGATTCACAGAGAGACTATCTGAATGGACACAACCCTGCACGATCAAATGTtggtttgaaaaatatagtttgGAATGATACAGTTGCTGCTTTTGCGCAAAAGTATGCTAATAAACGTAAAGATTGTCAACTGGTTCATTCAGACGGTGGTGGCATCTATGGAGGCACTTTCATCGGTTGCAACTATGATCCCCCTGGCAACTATGTTGGTCAAAGACCCTATTAA
- the LOC106775457 gene encoding basic form of pathogenesis-related protein 1 has translation MMSPWHVIVAIVLLLCATRLTLAQNTPQDYLEVHNQARAEVGVGPLSWNHTLRAYAQRYANERIPDCNLEHSMGPYGENLAEGYREMKGSDAVKFWLTEKPDYDYGSNRCVHDECGHYTQIVWRNSIHLGCARAKCNNGWMFVICSYSPPGNYEGERPY, from the coding sequence ATGATGTCCCCATGGCATGTGATCGTAGCGATTGTTCTTTTGCTATGTGCAACAAGACTGACCCTGGCTCAGAACACTCCTCAAGACTATCTTGAGGTGCACAACCAGGCTCGAGCGGAGGTTGGCGTTGGTCCACTGTCGTGGAACCACACCCTTCGAGCCTATGCTCAAAGGTATGCGAATGAGAGGATCCCTGACTGCAACCTTGAGCACTCTATGGGACCCTATGGCGAGAATCTTGCAGAAGGGTACCGCGAAATGAAGGGTTCGGATGCTGTGAAATTCTGGCTCACTGAGAAGCCTGACTATGACTACGGTTCCAATCGTTGTGTTCACGATGAGTGTGGGCATTATACTCAGATTGTGTGGCGCAATTCTATTCATCTCGGGTGTGCAAGAGCTAAGTGTAACAATGGTTGGATGTTTGTCATCTGCAGCTATTCTCCACCAGGAAACTATGAAGGAGAACGACCTTATTGA